In a single window of the Pseudodesulfovibrio profundus genome:
- a CDS encoding SbcC/MukB-like Walker B domain-containing protein, whose amino-acid sequence MDLLYGDFTQAAIESQNKECRRWENLHELIGSADGKKYRNFAQGLTFEMMIGHANRQLQKMTDRYLLARDDAQPLEINVVDNYQAGEIRSTKNLSGGESFIVSLSLALGLSHMASKNVRVDSLFLDEGFGTLDEEALDTALETLAGLQQDGKLIGVISHVPALKERISTQIQVTPQTGGRSQISGPGCGKLTPV is encoded by the coding sequence ATGGACCTACTTTACGGGGACTTTACACAGGCAGCTATCGAGTCGCAGAACAAAGAGTGCCGCAGGTGGGAAAACCTGCACGAATTAATCGGCTCCGCCGACGGTAAGAAGTACCGCAATTTTGCCCAGGGTCTGACCTTCGAGATGATGATTGGTCACGCCAACCGGCAATTGCAGAAAATGACTGACCGCTACTTGCTGGCCCGGGACGACGCCCAGCCCCTGGAGATCAACGTGGTCGACAACTATCAGGCTGGGGAGATACGGTCCACGAAGAATCTTTCCGGCGGGGAGAGCTTTATCGTCAGCCTGTCCCTGGCACTTGGGTTGTCCCATATGGCCAGTAAAAATGTCCGAGTGGATTCGCTGTTTCTGGATGAAGGCTTCGGCACCCTGGACGAGGAAGCCCTCGATACCGCCCTGGAAACCCTCGCAGGCCTGCAGCAGGACGGCAAGCTGATCGGCGTAATTTCGCATGTGCCCGCCTTGAAGGAGCGGATCAGCACACAGATCCAGGTAACGCCTCAAACCGGTGGCCGAAGCCAGATATCCGGGCCTGGATGCGGCAAGTTAACCCCAGTTTAA
- a CDS encoding IS3 family transposase (programmed frameshift) has translation MRKSKFSEYQIVKILKAVEGGRTVVDVCREHGVSSATYYKWKSKYGGMEASDIQRMKDLETENRKLKQMFADLSLENMALKDVIEKKPLRPVQRKEFVMHMVNAFELSLRKACAAMGISRSYYAYKPHPRDDSDVIAALTELAEKKPTWGFSKLFNVLRQQDKPWNHKKVWRVYCLLKMNLKRKAKKRLPQASRTAVAQPLAPNYCWSIDFMRDTLYSGRVFRTFNAVDDYNREALAVEIDTNMPAGRVVRVLDRVAEERGGYPERLRMDNGPEFSGTVMAAWAESHGVNLEFIQPGKPTQNSYIERFNRTYREEVLDLYVFNSLSEVRAITEDFIREYNEERPHESLGNMSPINFAAQRAGGTPYPLGNPPKTAGSLYR, from the exons ATGCGTAAATCGAAGTTCAGCGAGTACCAGATCGTCAAGATCCTGAAGGCAGTGGAAGGCGGACGAACTGTCGTCGATGTCTGCCGCGAGCACGGCGTGAGCAGCGCCACGTACTACAAGTGGAAGTCAAAGTATGGCGGCATGGAGGCATCCGATATCCAACGGATGAAGGATCTCGAAACGGAGAACCGTAAGCTCAAGCAGATGTTCGCCGACCTCAGCCTGGAAAACATGGCGCTCAAGGATGTGATCGAAAAAAAAC CTCTGAGGCCAGTTCAACGCAAGGAATTTGTCATGCACATGGTCAACGCGTTTGAGTTGAGCTTGCGCAAGGCATGCGCGGCCATGGGCATCAGTAGGAGCTACTACGCCTACAAGCCGCATCCGCGGGACGACAGCGATGTCATCGCAGCCTTGACTGAACTGGCCGAGAAAAAGCCTACATGGGGCTTCAGTAAGCTTTTCAACGTCCTTCGACAGCAGGACAAGCCCTGGAACCACAAGAAGGTCTGGAGGGTTTACTGCCTCTTGAAAATGAACCTGAAGCGCAAGGCCAAGAAGCGGCTTCCGCAAGCCTCTCGGACGGCAGTGGCCCAACCGCTTGCGCCAAACTATTGCTGGTCGATAGATTTCATGCGGGACACGCTTTACAGCGGTCGCGTCTTCAGGACTTTCAACGCTGTAGATGATTACAACCGTGAGGCCTTGGCCGTGGAGATCGATACCAATATGCCAGCAGGACGAGTGGTAAGGGTGCTGGATCGGGTAGCCGAAGAGCGTGGCGGCTATCCCGAGAGGTTGCGAATGGACAATGGTCCAGAGTTCTCGGGGACTGTCATGGCGGCCTGGGCCGAATCGCATGGCGTGAATCTGGAGTTCATTCAGCCTGGCAAACCCACCCAGAACTCATACATCGAGCGGTTCAACCGAACCTACAGAGAAGAAGTGCTTGATTTGTACGTGTTCAACAGCCTGAGCGAAGTTCGGGCCATTACGGAGGACTTTATCCGTGAGTACAACGAGGAACGTCCTCATGAATCCCTGGGGAATATGTCGCCGATAAATTTTGCTGCCCAAAGGGCAGGGGGTACCCCCTACCCTCTGGGCAACCCCCCGAAAACTGCCGGGAGTCTCTACCGTTAA
- a CDS encoding AAA family ATPase — protein MRILQVRFKNLNSLVGEWQIDLMHPAFASDGIFAITGPTGAGKTTILDAICLALYGRTPRLNKVTKSGNEIMSRQTGECFAEATFETQTGRYRCHWSQHRARKKPDGELQAPKHEIANADSGDIFESKIRGVANQIESATGMDFHRFTRSMLLAQGGFAAFLQAAQDDRAPILEQITGTEIYSKISIRVHERQREERDKLNLLLADTAGIVILEPEQEQEIGQALETKQNEETDLAAKSSETGKAITWLTTINGLKKEIGDLADEARKLQSDIEAFKPDREKLGRALNAASLDGAYATLTATRKQQTDDRTALKTEVDALPEIESSAKEQAGILKSAEQQTARAKEELKAAALTLQKVRSLDQKLADQKKAVLEGDEGCKKDAAKIDADKKARLEEQEKRSKAHETLELVGGYIKDHAQDEWLIRGLTGVEEQLSGLLSKQNEIVQKEAAQETAKTALELAATSLGDRQKQSGIRKQELEGASKHLQQGKDALSQLLGDRLLREYRTEKETLLREMAFLTKIAELEDHRAKLEDGNPCPLCGAIEHPFAEGNVPVPDETEQKINALTRLISKAENQEASIKRLEEAESLARKKLAEAENLDSAAVNDKKAAEKALAEVKDGLVKLRTDFAQRRQAVTTKLQPLGIADIPETDISSLIESLKKRLEAWQAQVKNKADIEKQIADIDSEVKRQDAVIETQSTALTEKLERLATLKKELATGSEERTALYSNKNPDDEERRLNKAISDAEGAEKQARERHNELQQNWNTTKAHVESLKKRIDQREPELTRLENEFATALAPVGFSNEEQFLAAILPSEGRTELTATAKGLDERQADLKARQKDRDTRLATELARKITDKSLEELEPQLKEHEEALKELRDIIAGLKHKLSENTAAKERIKEKQV, from the coding sequence ATGAGAATACTGCAGGTACGCTTTAAGAATCTAAACTCACTGGTCGGCGAATGGCAAATCGACCTGATGCATCCGGCCTTCGCGTCTGACGGCATCTTCGCCATCACCGGTCCCACCGGCGCGGGGAAAACCACCATCCTCGATGCTATTTGCCTCGCCCTTTACGGGCGGACGCCGCGCTTGAACAAGGTCACCAAGAGCGGAAATGAAATCATGTCCCGCCAGACCGGCGAATGCTTTGCCGAGGCGACCTTCGAAACCCAGACCGGGCGTTACCGCTGTCACTGGAGCCAACACCGGGCACGCAAGAAGCCGGATGGCGAACTCCAAGCTCCAAAACACGAAATCGCCAATGCCGATTCCGGCGATATCTTTGAATCCAAGATCAGAGGTGTAGCCAACCAGATCGAGTCGGCTACCGGCATGGACTTTCATCGTTTCACCCGTTCCATGTTACTGGCCCAGGGTGGCTTCGCCGCATTCCTTCAAGCGGCACAGGATGATCGGGCTCCGATTCTGGAGCAGATAACGGGCACAGAAATCTACAGCAAGATATCCATCCGTGTCCATGAACGTCAGCGCGAGGAGCGGGACAAGCTGAACCTGCTCCTGGCTGATACTGCAGGCATCGTGATTCTTGAGCCGGAGCAGGAACAAGAGATTGGACAGGCACTCGAGACAAAGCAAAACGAAGAGACAGACCTTGCGGCTAAATCTTCTGAGACCGGGAAAGCCATTACTTGGCTCACCACCATCAATGGGTTGAAGAAGGAAATCGGCGACCTGGCTGACGAGGCGCGCAAGCTGCAAAGCGATATCGAGGCGTTCAAGCCGGATCGTGAAAAGCTGGGCCGGGCTTTGAATGCCGCCTCACTGGACGGCGCATACGCGACGCTCACCGCCACCCGTAAGCAGCAGACGGATGACAGAACTGCATTGAAAACCGAAGTAGATGCTCTTCCTGAAATCGAATCCTCCGCAAAGGAACAGGCCGGGATACTGAAATCGGCTGAGCAACAAACCGCCAGGGCAAAAGAAGAGCTGAAAGCGGCCGCGCTTACATTGCAGAAGGTTCGCTCCCTGGATCAGAAACTTGCCGATCAGAAAAAAGCTGTTTTGGAAGGTGATGAGGGCTGCAAGAAGGACGCTGCAAAGATTGATGCAGACAAAAAAGCCCGGCTCGAAGAGCAGGAAAAACGATCCAAGGCTCATGAGACGCTAGAGCTTGTGGGCGGCTACATCAAGGATCATGCACAGGATGAATGGTTGATTAGGGGTCTGACTGGGGTTGAAGAGCAGTTGAGCGGCCTGCTCTCCAAACAAAATGAAATCGTTCAAAAGGAGGCCGCTCAAGAAACGGCCAAGACGGCTCTGGAACTGGCGGCAACGTCACTCGGTGACCGTCAAAAACAATCAGGCATTCGGAAGCAGGAACTGGAGGGTGCCTCAAAACATCTTCAGCAGGGCAAGGATGCCTTGAGCCAACTGCTGGGAGACCGCTTATTGCGGGAATACCGCACCGAGAAGGAAACCCTGCTGCGTGAAATGGCCTTCTTGACAAAAATTGCGGAGCTTGAAGATCACCGGGCAAAGCTGGAAGACGGCAACCCCTGTCCTCTTTGCGGCGCAATCGAACACCCCTTCGCGGAAGGGAATGTCCCTGTCCCCGATGAAACCGAACAAAAGATCAACGCCCTGACCAGGCTGATCAGCAAAGCCGAGAATCAGGAAGCCTCCATCAAGAGACTCGAAGAAGCTGAAAGCCTGGCCCGAAAAAAACTGGCAGAGGCTGAAAATCTAGATTCAGCAGCAGTTAATGACAAGAAGGCTGCCGAGAAAGCTCTGGCCGAGGTGAAGGACGGCCTAGTGAAACTGCGTACCGATTTTGCGCAGCGCAGGCAAGCAGTCACTACGAAACTCCAGCCGCTTGGTATTGCGGACATCCCTGAAACGGACATTTCATCACTGATCGAATCACTTAAGAAGCGGCTGGAGGCGTGGCAGGCCCAGGTCAAGAACAAGGCGGACATCGAGAAACAGATTGCCGATATCGACAGCGAGGTGAAGCGGCAGGATGCGGTTATCGAAACTCAAAGCACCGCCCTGACCGAAAAGCTGGAACGCCTGGCGACCTTGAAAAAAGAACTCGCCACCGGAAGTGAAGAGCGTACTGCACTGTACAGCAACAAGAATCCTGACGATGAAGAGCGCCGTTTAAACAAGGCGATTTCTGATGCCGAAGGTGCCGAAAAGCAAGCCAGAGAACGGCACAATGAGCTCCAACAAAACTGGAATACCACGAAGGCCCACGTCGAATCTCTTAAGAAACGCATCGACCAACGAGAACCCGAACTGACAAGGCTGGAAAATGAATTCGCCACAGCACTCGCGCCCGTTGGCTTTTCAAATGAAGAACAGTTCCTGGCGGCCATATTGCCTTCTGAAGGTCGGACTGAGTTGACGGCCACGGCCAAGGGTCTGGATGAGCGTCAAGCAGACCTGAAAGCCAGACAGAAGGATCGGGATACGCGCCTGGCCACGGAACTGGCCCGCAAGATCACCGACAAGTCGCTGGAAGAGCTTGAGCCCCAACTCAAGGAACACGAGGAAGCCCTGAAAGAGCTGCGTGACATCATTGCCGGTCTCAAGCACAAGCTAAGTGAGAATACAGCTGCAAAAGAGCGGATAAAGGAAAAGCAGGTGTAA
- a CDS encoding exonuclease SbcCD subunit D C-terminal domain-containing protein, whose protein sequence is MKILHTSDWHIGRTLYGRKRYEEFEAFLTWLAETIQQNEIDALLVAGDVFDTSAPSNRAQELYYRFLCRVAASSCRHVVVVAGNHDSPSFLNAPKELLKALDVHVVGNSTASPEDEVLVLCNEQDAPELIVCAVPYLRDRDIRVAEAGESVEDKERKLIDGIRTHYATVGTLAEQKREELGADIPIVSTGHLFTAGGQTIDGDGVRELYVGSLAHVTAGIFPACVNYLALGHLHVPQKVNGYETIRYSGSPLPLGFGEAKQQKSVCQVEFHSTAASVQLIDVPVFQKLERIKGDWKGISNRIIELSATDSQGWLEVIYDGTEVISDLRERLEAAISSTQMEILRIKNNRIINSVLGQIHEEETLDDLNVDDVFERCLAVHNVSEEQRPELLRAYQETVTSLYEDDVQAE, encoded by the coding sequence ATGAAAATCCTCCACACATCCGATTGGCATATCGGCCGCACCCTTTACGGCAGAAAACGCTACGAGGAGTTCGAGGCTTTTCTAACCTGGCTGGCTGAGACCATTCAGCAGAATGAAATTGATGCCTTGCTGGTGGCAGGTGATGTCTTTGACACCAGCGCTCCGAGCAATCGCGCCCAGGAGCTCTATTACCGGTTCCTGTGCCGGGTGGCCGCCTCATCCTGTCGGCATGTTGTCGTCGTCGCGGGCAACCACGATTCCCCATCCTTCCTCAATGCTCCCAAGGAGCTGCTCAAGGCCCTTGATGTCCACGTGGTCGGTAATAGCACCGCATCCCCGGAAGACGAAGTGCTGGTGCTCTGTAATGAGCAGGACGCTCCGGAATTGATTGTCTGCGCCGTGCCCTACCTCCGCGACAGGGATATCCGCGTGGCGGAAGCGGGTGAGAGCGTCGAGGACAAGGAGCGAAAATTGATTGACGGCATCCGCACTCATTACGCCACCGTCGGCACCTTGGCCGAACAGAAGCGCGAGGAACTCGGGGCCGATATTCCCATCGTTAGCACGGGGCATCTGTTCACCGCTGGTGGACAAACCATCGATGGTGATGGCGTGCGCGAACTCTATGTCGGCTCTCTGGCTCACGTGACAGCCGGGATTTTTCCAGCCTGCGTCAACTACCTGGCGCTTGGGCACCTCCATGTCCCGCAAAAGGTAAACGGCTACGAAACCATTCGGTACAGCGGCTCTCCTCTACCCTTGGGGTTCGGAGAGGCAAAACAGCAGAAGAGCGTTTGCCAGGTTGAGTTCCACAGCACGGCTGCATCGGTCCAGCTGATCGACGTACCGGTGTTTCAAAAGCTCGAGCGCATCAAGGGAGACTGGAAAGGCATCTCAAACCGCATCATTGAATTGTCGGCAACCGACTCCCAAGGCTGGCTCGAAGTCATTTACGACGGCACTGAGGTCATCAGCGACCTGCGTGAACGCCTGGAGGCTGCGATTTCCAGCACCCAAATGGAAATTCTCCGGATAAAGAACAACCGCATCATCAACAGTGTGCTTGGACAAATTCATGAAGAGGAAACACTCGACGATCTGAACGTGGACGACGTGTTCGAACGATGCCTCGCCGTTCATAACGTGTCCGAAGAGCAACGGCCGGAGCTGCTTCGGGCCTACCAGGAAACAGTCACGTCTCTCTATGAAGACGATGTGCAGGCGGAATAG